In Rattus rattus isolate New Zealand chromosome 3, Rrattus_CSIRO_v1, whole genome shotgun sequence, one genomic interval encodes:
- the LOC116896396 gene encoding olfactory receptor 11A1-like — protein MMTLSWENQTVIVEFVLRGFSSILQLNISLFIMFCIFYILTISGNILIVLLVLCNHALHTPMYFFLVNLSFLEVCYTSNIVPKMLLIIIADLKTISVVGCLAQFYFFGSLAATECLLLAVMSYDRYLAICQPLRYPILMTGSLCFRLATGSWFCCFFLTAITMVLLCRQNFCGPNEIDHFFCDFAPLIHLSCMDTSLTETIAFATSSAVTLVPFFLITVSYSCILTAILRIPSGTGRRKAFSTCSSHLTVVTVFYGTLIATYLVPSSNSSQYLHKGFSLLYTILTPMFNPIIYSLRNRDIHGALKKCLSKKSGFII, from the coding sequence ATGATGACCTTATCCTGGGAAAATCAAACAGTGATAGTGGAGTTTGTTCTTCGAGGATTCTCTTCTATCCTACAGCTAAATATTTCCCTCTTTATAATGTTTTGCATCTTCTATATCCTAACCATTTCTGGAAACATCCTTATTGTTCTCCTAGTTCTGTGCAACCATGCTCTCCAcactcccatgtacttcttcctagTGAACCTGTCCTTTCTGGAGGTCTGCTACACCTCCAACATTGTCCCCAAGATGTTGCTGATTATTATAGCTGATCTGAAGACTATCTCAGTGGTTGGTTGCTTGGCACAATTCTACTTTTTTGGATCCCTTGCTGCAACAGAGTGCCTCTTGCTTGCTGTGATGTCCTATGACCGGTACCTTGCTATCTGCCAGCCTCTCCGATACCCCATCTTGATGACTGGTTCTCTCTGCTTTAGGTTGGCTACTGGATCTTggttctgctgcttcttcctcacaGCCATCACTATGGTCCTGCTGTGTAGACAAAACTTCTGTGGCCCTAATGAAATTGATCACTTCTTTTGTGACTTTGCTCCTTTGATCCATCTCTCCTGCATGGATACTTCACTGACTGAGACCATTGCTTTTGCCACCTCTTCTGCAGTCACACTGGTCCCATTTTTCCTCATCACAGTTTCTTACTCTTGCATCCTCACTGCCATCCTAAGAATCCCATCTGGCACAGGCAGGAGAAAGGCTTTCTCCACCTGTTCTTCACATCTCACTGTTGTCACAGTATTTTATGGAACACTGATTGCCACATATCTTGTGCCCTCATCCAACTCTTCCCAATATTTACACAAAGGATTCTCTCTGCTCTATACTATCCTGACACCTATGTTCAACCCCATTATATATAGcctgagaaacagagacattCATGGAGCTTTGAAGAAATGCTTGAGTAAGAAGTCAGGCTTTATCATAtga